The region TGCGGCTGATCCCGAACAGGTCACCCAGCCACGCCAGCAGCCGCACGAACAGCGACCACAACCAGTTCCAGAACCGGTTCACGTACGTCTCGAACAGCGAGGAGCCGGCCGCCATCTGGAACTCAGGGCGGGCCAGGATCGCGTCGAGCGCGGCAAGCTGCTCGGGCGTGGCCGAAGGCGCATCGCTCTGGCGCAGACCCTCAGGCCCGGCCGGCACGAGGGCCGCGCGCGCCAGCGCCCACATCCCCGCCGCCAGCACGCTCATGCCGGGACGCTCACGGGCGTTGCGCGGCGACCTGGGCCGCGGTCTGGGCGGCTGCCTGACGATCCAGCCGCAGCTCGATGTCGAACGCCTCCTTGCGTACCCGAGCGTCGAAGTAGAACCGCGCCATCACGATGTACGAGATCGAGAGAAACAGCGTCTCACCCAACGCCTGCAAGACGATCTGGCCGACCTGGAACAGCACGAAGCCGCCCGAGCCAACCTGCGAGATCGACTCGGCCCAGATCGCCGCGCCAACGCCTGCGAACACGGCCAGCAGCGTCACCGGGATCGCCACAAGCATCGCCACCACCATCGAGATCACGATGTAGCAGATCATCAGCTGCCAGCGGCGGCCACGCATCAGCTCCCAGCTTCGGCGCAGCGCATCGGTGCCGCTGACCGGCTCCATGACGATGACCGCGAAGACCAGCCCCCAGCTCATCGCGAAGAAGATCGACACCGGAAAGCACAACGCCGCGCCACTGACCACGAGGCCTACCAGGAGGCCGGCGATGCTGACGGCCCCGAACCGGCGCAGCGCCAGGCGGTACGCGTCCCAGATGTTGACGGTCTGCCCGAGGATGGCGTCCGACGCGATCTTCAACGCCGCGACGCCGGCCAGCAACTGCCCGAGCATCGTCAGCAGCGTGACCGGCAGCGTCATGAGCGCCGCGCCAATGCCAACGGCTGCACCCATCTCGGAGGAGATGCGTCCACTGCCGAGCGAGCCGCCGAGGATAGCCATGCCGGCGATCAGCGCCATCCGGAGCAGCGCCAGCGGCACGATCACCACCGCCGCCGCCGTGATGAACGCCACGAACTGCCGACGGTAGACCTGGATCGACTCGTCCAGGATATCGCCGACGGAGAGGGGGCGCATCCTGAACCCGGATGCCGGACGCGCGTCAACTGCCATCGTGCCTGCCCGCCACCCTTTCGCCGGCGTACGCCGGCCTCACGTCGATCCCCAGTCAGCGTACAGCATGACGCCCGCGCTGAGATACTAGGGGACAGGGGGTGGATTTTGGCAGTTTGCCCAGCCGCGCCCGGATACTTCCAACATGCACAGTGTCAGACACGGAGACGACGGCCGATGATGGGTGGCGGTGGCTGGTGGCAGTATCTCCACCAGGACGAGCATGCAAAGGGCGCAGCCATCGACCGCTCGGTGCTGCGGCGCGTGGCCGGCTACGCCCGGCCATACCAGGGGCGCATCGCCCTGATGCTGCTGACGATCCTGGCGATCACCGGCCTGACGCTGGTGCCGCCGCTCCTGATGCGGGCGCTCATCGACGAGGCGTTGCCCAACCGCGACTTCTGGCAGCTCAACCTGCTGGCGGCGGGGATGGTGCTGGTGCCACTGCTCAACGGGCTGGTGAGCGTCCTTCAGCGCTGGGTCAGCTCGCAGATCGGCGAGGGGATCATCTTCGACCTGCGCTGCGCCGTCTTCGCCCACCTCCAACGGCAGTCGCTCCGCTTCTTCACCCAGAGTAAGACCGGCGAGCTGATGGCGCGCGTCAACAACGACGTGGTCGGATCGCAGCAGGCGATCACCAACACGCTGCCCAGCGTCATCTCGAACTCGCTGGCGCTCGTCGCGACCCTCGGGATCATGCTGGCGCTCGAATGGCGGCTGACCGTCCTCGGCGTCGTGATCCTGCCGCTGTTCATCCTGCCGGCGCGGCGGGTCGGCGATCTGCTGCGGCGGGTCACCCGTGAGAGCATGGCCCTGAACGGCCAGATGAACGGCATGATGAACGAGACGCTCAACGTCAGCGGGGCGCTGCTGGTCAAGCTGTTCGGGCGGGAGCGCGAGGAGAACCGGCGCTTCTCGGAGCGGGCCGGGCGCATCCGCGACGTCGGCATCAGGCAGGCGCTGATCGGCCGCTGGTTCTTCCTGGGCATCGGGCTGGTCAGCTCGATTGGCACGGCGATGGTGTTCTGGACGGGCGGCTACCTTGTGCTGACGGACGGCCTGACCATCGGGACGGTCGTCGCGTTCGGGGCGTACCTCGGGCAGTTGTACGGGCCAATCGCGGCGTTGACGAACGCGCGCGTCGAGCTGGTGACCTCGCTGGTCAGCTTCGAGCGGGTGTTCGAGGTGCTGGATCTGCCGCTGGAGATCGAGGAGCAGTCGAACGCGCTGGAACTGACCCGGGTGCGTGGCGAGATCCGCTTCGAGGACGTCTCCTTCACCTACGGGGCGGCCACCGGCAACGGGCTGACCGCCGTCGAGCGGATCGGGACGCGGTTCGCGGAGCCGCCGCCGGCGCTGCGCAGCGCGGCTGCCGCCCCGGCGAGCACCAACGGCCACGGCCCGGCGCCCGCCATGCCCACAGCCCCGGTGTCGGCCGCGGGCAACGGCGCACCCGACGAGGCAGCGCAGCGCTGGGCGCTCCGGCACGTCTCGTTCACGGCGCAGCCGGGTCAACTGGTGGCGCTGGTCGGGCCGAGCGGCGCGGGCAAGACGACCATCACCTACCTGCTGCCCCGCCTCTACGACCCGACTGAGGGCCGGGTCCTGCTGGACGGCCACGATCTCCGCACCCTCAGCACGGCCTCGCTGGTGGCGCAGATCGGGATGGTCACCCAGGAGACGCACCTCTTCCACGACACGATCCGCGCCAATCTGCTCTATGCGCGCCCTGACGCGTCCCAGGCGGAGATCGAGGCCGCCTGCATCGCCGCCAACATCCACCCGCTGATCGCGGGGCTGCCAGACGGCTACGACACGCTGGTCGGCGAGCGCGGCTACCGCCTCTCCGGCGGCGAGAAGCAGCGGCTGGCCATCGCGCGGGTGCTGCTCAAGAACCCGAGTATCCTGGTGTTGGACGAGGCGACCGCGCACCTGGACTCGCAGTCTGAGGCGCTGATCCAGCAGGCGCTGGATGGGGCGATGCGTGGCCGGACCAGCCTGGTCATCGCGCACCGGCTGAGCACGATCCTGGCCGCCGATCAGATCCTGGTGATGGAGGGCGGGCAGATCGCGGAGCGGGGGACGCACGCCGAATTGCTGGCGGCCGGCGGTCTGTACGCCCGCCTGTACGAGACGCAATTTCGGGCCGCGCCGATCCTCGACGCCGACCCCGAGGAGATCGCCGCAACAGCAGCAGAAGCCCCGTAGCGCGGGTGTTCGGACGCGTCAGGCGGTCCGCAGCACCTGCGGCTGCACGCCGTGGATGATCTTCTTCGCCAGCCCGCCACGTGGCGGCTTGTCCAGCTCCACCCAGCAGTTCTTGAAGTCGGGATCGTGCCAGACGAACCGGCGGCCATCCCAGGCGAGCGTCGTCGCGATCTGCTCCATCTCGTGCAGGTTGAAGCCGTACGGCATCGACTGGTCGGTGTCCACCAGCAGGATGGGGTGGACGCCGTAGCGCGGCCCCTTCTGGAGGATCGGCGTCAGCAGCCGGCTGACCGGGCCAGAGACGTTCGTCGGGAAGTCGAGCATGACCAGCACGCGGCACGGCTCGGCCACGCCGTTGGCACGGTTCGGGTCGAGGCGCGGCAGCATCGAGGCGAACGCTGTGGCCTCAGCAGCGCCCTCGACGAGGTTGGCCAGGTCGCTGAGCCGCTGCTCGATCTGCATCGGCTCGGACCAGGAGCGGCCCTCGCCGATGCCCAGCCCGGCATCCGCGAATGCCAGGAACGGCGCGACGTTGCGACCCTGGCCGAGCGGATCGATCAGGGTGAACTTGAGGTCGCCGGGTGGGACGGTTGCCACCAGCCGCAGGAGGATCGACTGTACCGCTTCGATGGCGCGCTCGCGGGCATGCGTGTCCGTCTTGATGATGAGCGGCTTGTCGTGCGGGAACGGCACCAGCGCGGGCAGGGTGATGCGATCGTCGCGGATGCCGGCCAGGAGCTCCCCGACACAGATGGCGCGCGGCATGCGGGTCGAGGGCATCCAGGTATTCCAGGCCGGAGCCGACCATTCAGGCCCGACGGCTGTGGCGGCGGCATTGAACTTGTCGATCGACGGGCCGAGGAGGGCCAGCTGCTGTCGAAAGCTCTGGGCGATGCGCGAGCGCCCCTCGTCAAACCGCTCCTGCCACTCGTTGAGGCGACGGTCGAACGTGCTGCGGGCCTCCTCGACCAGCACCTGGTGCATGTAGAGGACGTACCCCATGTGCTGACGGATGAACCCGTAGTCCTCGTCCGGGGTGTACGGTCGCAAGAAGGTGGCGCGCGCGCCGGCCACGAGCAGCGCGAGCACCAGCGGGCTCACCATCGCGCCGAACCAGCCGAAGCTCAGGCCAGGGTTGCCCGACCCGGCCACAAACGGCATCACCAGGATCGCCCCAGCCGCCACCACCGCCCCCACGATGATGCCGACGGTGATCAGGTTGCTGGACGAGCCGTCCGCCATCGCGGACTGGATCCGCAGCAGGCGAGCTTCCATCTGGGCGGTGGTGATACGCAGGCCGATGACGAGGTCGGTGTCGAAGAGGGTCAGCGGGTGGGCCGGCACGATCTCGCCCATGGTCGAAGCGTCCCCACGCTGCGGCACGAGCAAGTCAGCAGTTCGGAGAATGTCGTAGGCGCGGCGGAGCTGGGTGTCGGCAGCCTCGCGGGACTGCGCGAACGCCTGGTCGGCCGCCTCACGGTCGAGGCGGAGCCGGTTCTCGGCGTCGAGCTCCTCCTGGGTGTATTGATCGGCAAGCTGCTTGACAGCGAGTACGACCTCTCGCTGTTGCTGGATGATGGTCGGCTCGGCCATGGGTCCCTCCTGCGGCCAGCGCGGCCGGCGGCACCGTGACAGTCCCTCACCAGATACAACGAGTGCACCAGGGCGTAAGAGACAATAGCTGAGTCTCGATTCTGCGACAGTCAGATCAGGGTGTCAAGAGTTCGTATGTACTTGCAATTCAGTAGTGATTTATAACGCAGAGTTGCACATCTCCGCGCGTGGGCGCGGCTGCCGCCGTCGCTTTCGCGCGGCCTCGTCGAGCGCCAGCATCACGAAGAGCGGTAGTTTGAGCTGTCGCTTCCACCGCCAGGGCTGCACCGCCAGCCGGTGCAGCCACTCCAGCTCCAGCCGCTGGATCCAGACGGGCGCGCGCGGCACCAGCCCGGACAGGAAGTTGAGCACGCCGCCCACGCCGATGCCGACCGGGATGCCGAGCGGCCCGAGGCTGCGGTCGAGCCAGCGCTCCTGGGTTGGCGCGCCGTAGGCGACCAGGATCAGGTCGACGGGGCCGGCCGCGCGGATCATGGCCCAGGTGGCGGAATCGTCCTCCGGGCGCGGCGAGCCGGGCGCGGCCCCGACGATCTGCAAACGCGGGTACTGGGCACACAGCCGGTCAGCGGCCAGTTGGGCCACGCCGTCAGCCGCGCCGAGCAGGAACCAGCGGTGGCCCTTCGCCGCGCCGAGGGCGGCCAACTTGAGCACCAGATCGGTCCCACGGACGTGATCGCGGAACGGCCGGCCGCGCAGGCGGGCGGCCAGCAGCAGGCCCACGCCGTCCGGCACGTTGAGCGCCGTGCGCGCCAGGAGC is a window of Chloroflexota bacterium DNA encoding:
- a CDS encoding ABC transporter ATP-binding protein; translated protein: MMGGGGWWQYLHQDEHAKGAAIDRSVLRRVAGYARPYQGRIALMLLTILAITGLTLVPPLLMRALIDEALPNRDFWQLNLLAAGMVLVPLLNGLVSVLQRWVSSQIGEGIIFDLRCAVFAHLQRQSLRFFTQSKTGELMARVNNDVVGSQQAITNTLPSVISNSLALVATLGIMLALEWRLTVLGVVILPLFILPARRVGDLLRRVTRESMALNGQMNGMMNETLNVSGALLVKLFGREREENRRFSERAGRIRDVGIRQALIGRWFFLGIGLVSSIGTAMVFWTGGYLVLTDGLTIGTVVAFGAYLGQLYGPIAALTNARVELVTSLVSFERVFEVLDLPLEIEEQSNALELTRVRGEIRFEDVSFTYGAATGNGLTAVERIGTRFAEPPPALRSAAAAPASTNGHGPAPAMPTAPVSAAGNGAPDEAAQRWALRHVSFTAQPGQLVALVGPSGAGKTTITYLLPRLYDPTEGRVLLDGHDLRTLSTASLVAQIGMVTQETHLFHDTIRANLLYARPDASQAEIEAACIAANIHPLIAGLPDGYDTLVGERGYRLSGGEKQRLAIARVLLKNPSILVLDEATAHLDSQSEALIQQALDGAMRGRTSLVIAHRLSTILAADQILVMEGGQIAERGTHAELLAAGGLYARLYETQFRAAPILDADPEEIAATAAEAP
- a CDS encoding WecB/TagA/CpsF family glycosyltransferase, coding for MTGDGPHSEPGKALTPQSLSILGVRVDDVTYDESLALVARYIAEGGPHVVTTPNPEIVMEARRDPAFRALLARTALNVPDGVGLLLAARLRGRPFRDHVRGTDLVLKLAALGAAKGHRWFLLGAADGVAQLAADRLCAQYPRLQIVGAAPGSPRPEDDSATWAMIRAAGPVDLILVAYGAPTQERWLDRSLGPLGIPVGIGVGGVLNFLSGLVPRAPVWIQRLELEWLHRLAVQPWRWKRQLKLPLFVMLALDEAARKRRRQPRPRAEMCNSAL